Within Anopheles nili chromosome 3, idAnoNiliSN_F5_01, whole genome shotgun sequence, the genomic segment CACAAACCGATGTGCCTAGCTAACGTAAGGAGAAGAGCGTTTCTAGTGCTCGCCCCGAGATTCGGCTTTCTCGCTTGAGAAGAAACGGTTGCACAGCCGTGAGTTGTGTACATGTTATCTTATCATCTAACATTGGATTAGTTGTACGGATGGAAATTTTACGCAAGGAAGTTGCGTATGGAACTGAACGAGAAGATGATctcaaaatataaaaaaaataaagaaaaatactGACCTCACAACAAAGCTTCAAAAAGTAGGCACTGGCAGCTGGTAGGACTCCACATATGCAGAGACCTCTCAAACACAGCAAAACAGCAGCCCGCACAGATACTCGATGACGCACGAAAACGGCGAACCGTACCTTCGTCATTCGAAGTGGATCCTATTCCAGCGCTCCTGATTGTGGAGGAATCGCGTCGAATCACGTGTGCTACCGTCGTCGAGGAAGTTGTTCGGTGTGCTGGTGACGATTTTGCAGTGGTACTTCTTCGAGAACTTCGACAGCACATACTTCCGGAAGTTAAGCTTCGGCTTTATCGAGCGCAGATTGAAGCGCTTCCGCTGGAACTTTGGTTTGCGTACCGAGGACACCGACTCGTTGCTCGGAGATGACGAACAGCTGCCACCGATCAGATTACACAGCGACGGTGAATCGCTCGATCCATGCCCGGAAGCGCCACGATCATCTCCAAAATGCAGTTCTCGCCGGACGGAATGGTGGCTGCTGAGATTACGGCGTGGTTGCGAACTGTCGAACCCAAAGCTAGACCATGCCGACGTTCCAGAGGTATCGATTTCACCGGCACCTGCCAAAAAATTGCTCTGAGCCGTGCCCGTGCCCGCCGTGATACGATTCACGTTGCGCAGCGCCGTTTTCAGCAGGGGCGAAGGTTTGGTCAGCTGTATCatgcttccgcttccggcgTTACCATTCCCGCGACGACTGCTACCGGTCGTTAGGTCGTCGAAGAAGTCACTCAGCCCGGGTGAGCAGGGTACGCACTGGATGCTCGGATCGTTCGCGAGCTTCCGGGCAAGACTGTTCTCCTTTTCG encodes:
- the LOC128726825 gene encoding uncharacterized protein LOC128726825, with the protein product MDSNSGSGCHKSDLNLLVKNIVKILLTTSKYFHCPFCADEYLFEFTLKHHLLKNHERDLEKIVRSPDASIRFCESNICPYCGALFYYISALPKHIMNSHSRECLLKWQAIEKENSLARKLANDPSIQCVPCSPGLSDFFDDLTTGSSRRGNGNAGSGSMIQLTKPSPLLKTALRNVNRITAGTGTAQSNFLAGAGEIDTSGTSAWSSFGFDSSQPRRNLSSHHSVRRELHFGDDRGASGHGSSDSPSLCNLIGGSCSSSPSNESVSSVRKPKFQRKRFNLRSIKPKLNFRKYVLSKFSKKYHCKIVTSTPNNFLDDGSTRDSTRFLHNQERWNRIHFE